In Flavobacterium luteolum, the DNA window TTTAATTCAAAATCATTACAAAAAGTTAGCATTTCTTTTTCTGCCTCATCAAAAAAGTCATAAAAAAAATTTTCAGCAGTATAAGTGTTGTCGATTTTGAATTTTCGAGTTAATCTATCAGCTTTTAAACGTAAATCAGATTCCCATAAAAGAAGATTATTTCTTAATTCGGTATTTAAATCTTGCAGACTTTCTAGATAGACTTTATAATTAGCTCTTGTTTTGTGGTATTCAATTCTAATAGTGTCATCTTTAGATATTATTGAATTTAATTTTTCATCTAAATTTGTTTTTAAAGCAATATCTTCTGAAGGTTCATTAGGAGAATCAGTAATTCTGATTGTGTCTAAATATTTTAAAGAATCTTTTTTATTCAAAAGCATATTGATTTTAATTTTTAAAGATTCAAGTTCCTTTTCTTTATCCAATATTAAATCAAAGGTAGGTTTGTCATAAACCTTTTTATATAGTTCTTCATCAAATGCAAAGAAAGTTTCTACTTGTTTATCAGGCGTCCAAAACTCTACAGGGAATTTAAAAAGTTTAATAGCCTTAGCTTGT includes these proteins:
- a CDS encoding restriction endonuclease, with product MAISGADFEKLVEPYFRTLFTKMGFLVIQVRRQDSGTQNGFDISVLFFDENEKEREIFIECKYYTTSQLNWSEIFNKQLQLEASNQTATAFILLSPLRNLSNIDHDIQAKAIKLFKFPVEFWTPDKQVETFFAFDEELYKKVYDKPTFDLILDKEKELESLKIKINMLLNKKDSLKYLDTIRITDSPNEPSEDIALKTNLDEKLNSIISKDDTIRIEYHKTRANYKVYLESLQDLNTELRNNLLLWESDLRLKADRLTRKFKIDNTYTAENFFYDFFDEAEKEMLTFCNDFELKGDKQKLLNGVVFELAAQCPLDWRKNGNS